The Gemmatimonadaceae bacterium region CCGTCGCGCGCGCAAACCTCTGGCTGCGCACGGCGAGCCGGGTGCTCGTGCGAGTCGCCGAGTTCAAGGCGAGCGCTTTTTTCGAGCTCGAGCTGGCGGCGCGCCGTGTGGCGTGGGAGCGATTCCTGACGTCCGGCTCGACGGTTCGATTTCGCGTCACGTGCCGGAAGTCGAAGCTCTACCACAGCGCGGCGGTCGCGCAAAGACTCGCCGACGCGGTCGCGCGACGCGTTCCCGGAGTGAAATTCGAAGCGAAGAAATCCGCGGAGGGAGAAGAGGAAGACTCCGAATCGCCCGGCGGAAACGCGCAGCTGTTCGTCGTGCGACTCTTTCACGACGTGTGCACGGTGAGCGCCGACACGTCGGGGGAACTGTTGCACCGCCGCGGATATCGGCAGCAGTTGGCGAAGGCTCCGCTGCGCGAAACGATCGCCGCGGCGATGCTCTTGGCCGCCGATTGGGCGGGCGACGCACCGCTCGTCGATCCGATGTGCGGCTCCGGAACGATCGCGATCGAGGCGGCGCGCATCGCTCGGCGAATGGCCCCCGGAGGAGATCGTGAATTCGCGTTTCAAGGGTGGCCGGACTTCGACGCGGCCGCCTGGGCCAAGCTCGTCGACGGCGCGCACGCGGGCGAACTTGCGAATGCTCCCGGGCCGATCATCGCGGCAGATCGCGACCGCGGAGCGATCGACGCCGCGCGGGCGAACGCCGCGCGCGCGGGGGTCGAGAACGACATCGCATTCAACGTCGCGGCGATTTCAGCGCTCGAAGCGCCGAGCGGTCGCGGATGGCTGGTCTCCAATCCGCCATACGGCGTTCGGGTGGGCGAGCGAGACCGGGTTTGGAATCTCTACGCCCAGCTCGGCAACGTCGCGCGCGCGAAGCTCGAGGGGTGGACGGTCGGTTTACTTCTCGCCGACAAACATCTCGCGGGTCAGGTCGGCCTCGAGCTGCGCGAATGCTTCGCGACGCGGAACGGGGGGATTCCCGTGCGAATGATGGTCGGCAACGTCAGGGGTGATGCGACGCGCTGACCGACAGGCGTCGCCGGATTCTTGCAGATCAAAGGCGCTCACGACAGCTTGAATCAAGGCGGCCGCAAACCGGCGGCCGACACCCGGCGTCCACCCGGCCGGAGGCAATGATGCGACAAATCGCGCGAATCGCGGTGCTGGCCGCGGCCGTTGTCGTATGCGGCTGCGCCTCCCGTCTCAAGGCGGGAGAGGCTCGTGACCATGGAACGTTGACTAAAGAGCAGATCGCGGAAAGCCACTTCAACACCGCGTACGACGCGGTGGAGGCTCTGCGGTCGAACTGGTTGAACGCGCGCGGGACGGACAGCTTTCGGACGCCGAGCGAGGTCTTGGTCTACCTCGACAACACGAAACTCGGCGGGACCGAGACATTGCGCGAGATCGCGGCGAACACCATCGTCTACATGCGGTTTTACGATGGCATAGCAGCGACTGGGCGATGGGGAATCGGGCATGGCGCGGGGGTGATCTATGTGTCGACGCATCCCGCCGGCACCGATCCAGCGCCTCCTTCAATGGTGACGGATCTGGTTCGATGACAATGAGTTACGGGGTTGTTTGGCGTACCAAAAGACATCTGGTGACCGTATCTCTCTGGCTCGCCGCGGTTGTATGCGCGGGGCGGGCGATCGAGGCGCAGGGGGCTGCACTTCCATATGTAACGCCCGCGGAAGGCGCGGGACGATTTCCGCTCGTCGCCGCCCACCGCGCCACGCGACTGGTCGTCAGCCCAGCCGACTTCGTCGGGGTGCAACGCGCCGCGCGCGATCTCGCCGGCGATCTCGGACACGTGAGCGGCGGCGCCCCGGCCATCACCGTCGACTCGGAAATGCCCGCCAAGACGCGCACCGTGATCGTCGCCGGCACGCTCGGGCACAACGCGTTCATCGACGGGCTCGTTCGCGATCGCAAACTCGACGTCTCCCGCGTCGCCGGGCGTTGGGAGACATTCCTCATTCAAATCGTCGAAAAGCCGACGGCCGACGTCGATCACGCGCTGATCATCGCGGGAAGCGACAAGCGCGGTACGATCTACGGACTGTACGACGTATCGTCGTCGATCGGCGTGTCGCCGTGGACGTGGTGGGCGGACGTGCCGGTGCGCCGGCAACCCAGCCTCTACGTGCTCCCTGGCGCGCACAGCGACGGCGAGCCCGCGGTGAAGTACCGCGGCATTTTCCTCAACGACGAAGCGCCCGCGCTCTCCGGATGGGCGAAGGAAAAGTTCGGCGGCATCAACCACAAGTTCTACGAGAAGGTCTTCGAGCTGATCCTGCGGCTCAAAGGCAACTACTTGTGGCCCGCGATGTGGGGAAACGCGTTCAACGACGACGACAAAGTCGATCCGCAGCTCGCCGACGACTACGGCATCGTGATGGGAACGTCGCACCACGAGCCGATGCTCCGCGCGCAGCAGGAATGGAAGCGCTACGGCAAGGGCGAGTGGAACTACGAAAAGAACGATTCGACGCTGCGCGCGTTCTGGGCCGACGGCATCAAGAACATGGGGAAACGCGAGAGCATCGTCACCGTCGGAATGCGCGGCGACGGCGACACGCCGATGACGACCGGGAGCAACATCGATCTCCTCGAGCGAATCGTGCACGATCAGCGCGACATCATCGCGTCGGTCACCGACAAGCCCGCGTCGCAGACGCCGCAGGACTGGGCGCTCTACAAGGAAGTGCAGGACTATTACGACAAGGGCATGCGCGTCCCCGACGACGTGACGCTGCTTTTTTCCGACGACAACTGGGGGAACATCCGGCGTCTTCCCGCGCGCGCGGACACGGCTCGTTCCGGCGGCTTCGGGATCTACTACCACTTCGATTACGTCGGCGGCCCGCGGAACTACAAGTGGATCAACACGAACCCGATCGGCCGCGTCTGGGAGCAGATGCACCTCGCCTATGAGTACGGCGCGCGGCGCATCTGGATCGTGAACGTCGGCGACCTCAAGCCGATGGAGTTCCCAATCTCTTTTTTTCTCACCTACGCCTGGAATCCAAATCGAATTCCGGCGGCCAGTCTGCCGGCGTTTACGCGTCGCTGGGCCGCGCAGCAGTTCGGGAGCGAGCGCTCGACCGAGATCGGCGAGATCATCACCAAGACGCTGGACTTCGCGGGCCGTCGCAAGCCGGAGCTCCTCGACACGCTCACCTACAGCCTGCGGAACTATCGCGAGGCCGAGCGCGTCGTCGCCGCCTACGATTCGCTGCTCTCCGTCGCGACTAAGGTCGAAGCGAAGCTCACCCCGACTCAGCACGACGCGTACTACGAGCTCGTGCTGCACCCGATCGAAGCCGCTGGAAATCTGAACAAGCTCTACGTCACCGTCGCGCGGAACCGCATGTACGCCGCCGAGGGACGCGCCGCGACCAACACGCTCGCCGACAGCGCACGGCGGCTGTTCGACCACGACGCCGAGATCACGCGCTACTACAACACGAAACTCGCCGGCGGCAAGTGGAACCACATGATGGACCAGACGCACATCGGCTACACGTACTGGCAGGAGCCGCCGCGCAACACGATGCCGCGCGTCGACTCCATCGTCGTGCCGGCCCGCGCGGAGATGGGCGTCGCCGTCGTGGAACAGAACAGCGCGTCGTCGAACGTTGGCCAACCGGGCGGCATGACCGTGGCGCAGGCCGGCGCACCCGGAGCGCGCGAGCTCTCGCTCGCCCCGTTCGATGCCTACACTCGGCCGACGTACCACGTCGACGTGTACGACCGCGGCAAGACGCCGTTCGCGTTCACGGCCAGCGCCGCGCAGCCGTGGGTCAAAGTCTCACCGGCGAAAGGGACGATCACGACCGAGCGTCGACTTGCGGTCTCCGTCGACTGGAAAAGGGCGCCCGTCGGAACGCACCGCGTCGCGATCACCATCACCGGGCCCAAGGATTCTCGCATCGTCGTGCAAGCGCCGGTCGAGAATCCGGCGTCACCGACCCGCGACGCCGTGTCGGGATTCATCGAGTCAGGTGGCCTCATTGCGATCGACGCCGAGCACTTTTCGCGTGAAGTGGCGCCGACGCCGTTCAATTGGCTGCGCGTGCCGAGTCTGGGCAAAACCGGCGCGGCGATCACACCGATCCCAGTCACGTCGGCAAGCGTGACGCCTGGCGGAAATACACCGCGTCTCGAATACGACTTGTTCATGTTCGACAGCGGCAGCGTGCAGGTGCACGCCTATTTGTCTCCGACGCTCAACTTCACCAATTCGGCGAGCGGGCTTCGCTACGCGGTGTCGATCGACGACGAGCCGCCGCAGATCGTGCGCGCGTGGACGGACACGTCGCAGCGGGGTTGGGAGCGCGCCGTCGCCAACGACGTTCTGGAGCCGGTGTCGTCGCACACGCTGACGCGTCCCGGCCGGCACGTGCTCAAGTTCTGGATGGTCGACCCGGGCGTCGTATTGCAACGGCTCGTCGTGTCGCCGCGGCCGATCCCGCCGTCGTACCTCGGCCCGCCGGAGAGCTTCAACCGCTGGACGCCGACGAAACAGTCGACCGACGGTGGCGGGAGAGAAGGCAGCGCCGACGGCGACGTCGCGCTTGCGCCGCCCGGTGCTCGCCGAACGCCGCCGCTCGCCCGCTTCGACTGGTTCGACTACCAAGGCCACGACAGCGTTTACACGACACTCGCGCGCCGCCCGGACCAGTTCTTCAACCCGATTCTCGCCGGGTTCTATCCCGATCCGAGCATCACGCGCGCGGGCGACGCGTACTACCTGGTCACGTCGAGCTTCGTGTACTTCCCGGGCGTGCCGATCTTCCGCAGCACGGACCTCGTCCATTGGACCCAGATCGGAAGCGTGCTGGATCGGCCGTCGCAGCTGCACGTGGATAGCGCCGGGATCTCGCGCGGCATCTTCGCGCCGGTGATCCGCTACCACGACGGCACGTTTTACATGATTACCACGCTCATCGACCGCGGCGGCAACTTCATCGTGACGGCGACGAACCCTGCCGGGCCGTGGTCCGATCCCATTTGGCTGCGCGAGGTCGACGGGATCGACCCATCGATCTTCTTCGACGACGACGGACGGGCGTACATCACGAACAACGGCCCGCCGATCGAGGCGCCGTTGTATGAAGGGCACCGTGCGATCTGGATCCAGGAGTACGACGTCGCCAACAAGAAGATGGTCGGTCCACGGTCGGTGATCGTGAACGGCGGCGTCGACATCGCGAAGAAACCGATCTGGATCGAGGCGCCTCACATCCTCAAGGTGAAGGGGCAGTACTACCTGATCTGCGCCGAGGGCGGCACGGCCGACCAGCACTCCGAAGTCGTGTTTCGCGCATCGTCGCCGCGCGGTCCGTATACAGCCTACGACGCGAATCCGAT contains the following coding sequences:
- a CDS encoding THUMP domain-containing protein — encoded protein: MRPKIFEGGIGWRGSMESVARANLWLRTASRVLVRVAEFKASAFFELELAARRVAWERFLTSGSTVRFRVTCRKSKLYHSAAVAQRLADAVARRVPGVKFEAKKSAEGEEEDSESPGGNAQLFVVRLFHDVCTVSADTSGELLHRRGYRQQLAKAPLRETIAAAMLLAADWAGDAPLVDPMCGSGTIAIEAARIARRMAPGGDREFAFQGWPDFDAAAWAKLVDGAHAGELANAPGPIIAADRDRGAIDAARANAARAGVENDIAFNVAAISALEAPSGRGWLVSNPPYGVRVGERDRVWNLYAQLGNVARAKLEGWTVGLLLADKHLAGQVGLELRECFATRNGGIPVRMMVGNVRGDATR
- a CDS encoding glycosyl hydrolase 115 family protein, which codes for MTVSLWLAAVVCAGRAIEAQGAALPYVTPAEGAGRFPLVAAHRATRLVVSPADFVGVQRAARDLAGDLGHVSGGAPAITVDSEMPAKTRTVIVAGTLGHNAFIDGLVRDRKLDVSRVAGRWETFLIQIVEKPTADVDHALIIAGSDKRGTIYGLYDVSSSIGVSPWTWWADVPVRRQPSLYVLPGAHSDGEPAVKYRGIFLNDEAPALSGWAKEKFGGINHKFYEKVFELILRLKGNYLWPAMWGNAFNDDDKVDPQLADDYGIVMGTSHHEPMLRAQQEWKRYGKGEWNYEKNDSTLRAFWADGIKNMGKRESIVTVGMRGDGDTPMTTGSNIDLLERIVHDQRDIIASVTDKPASQTPQDWALYKEVQDYYDKGMRVPDDVTLLFSDDNWGNIRRLPARADTARSGGFGIYYHFDYVGGPRNYKWINTNPIGRVWEQMHLAYEYGARRIWIVNVGDLKPMEFPISFFLTYAWNPNRIPAASLPAFTRRWAAQQFGSERSTEIGEIITKTLDFAGRRKPELLDTLTYSLRNYREAERVVAAYDSLLSVATKVEAKLTPTQHDAYYELVLHPIEAAGNLNKLYVTVARNRMYAAEGRAATNTLADSARRLFDHDAEITRYYNTKLAGGKWNHMMDQTHIGYTYWQEPPRNTMPRVDSIVVPARAEMGVAVVEQNSASSNVGQPGGMTVAQAGAPGARELSLAPFDAYTRPTYHVDVYDRGKTPFAFTASAAQPWVKVSPAKGTITTERRLAVSVDWKRAPVGTHRVAITITGPKDSRIVVQAPVENPASPTRDAVSGFIESGGLIAIDAEHFSREVAPTPFNWLRVPSLGKTGAAITPIPVTSASVTPGGNTPRLEYDLFMFDSGSVQVHAYLSPTLNFTNSASGLRYAVSIDDEPPQIVRAWTDTSQRGWERAVANDVLEPVSSHTLTRPGRHVLKFWMVDPGVVLQRLVVSPRPIPPSYLGPPESFNRWTPTKQSTDGGGREGSADGDVALAPPGARRTPPLARFDWFDYQGHDSVYTTLARRPDQFFNPILAGFYPDPSITRAGDAYYLVTSSFVYFPGVPIFRSTDLVHWTQIGSVLDRPSQLHVDSAGISRGIFAPVIRYHDGTFYMITTLIDRGGNFIVTATNPAGPWSDPIWLREVDGIDPSIFFDDDGRAYITNNGPPIEAPLYEGHRAIWIQEYDVANKKMVGPRSVIVNGGVDIAKKPIWIEAPHILKVKGQYYLICAEGGTADQHSEVVFRASSPRGPYTAYDANPILTQRHLDPSRAFPVTSTGHADLVETQNGEWWAVFLGTRPYANDTYNIGRETFLLPVRWENGWPVILSGKETVPYALTRPKLPVSSASIAMGGGNFDVRDDFSGATLANYWTFMRTVRQTWYDLTSRPGWLTIQARGDDISGPGQPSFVGRRQQHIVATASTAMRFDPERPGDKAGLVAFQNETHHYFIGVARSGDSTVIRVEMSDGARAKDSVLASAPLGMPAGGTVFLKIDARGGRYDFSFGRRAGEWIPLLRDADGTILSTKHAGGFVGTMLGMYAYASP